In a genomic window of Methanobacterium alcaliphilum:
- a CDS encoding UGSC family (seleno)protein — protein MKVNIVEREVMDPLAEPEGMKLILNNIPSQIRAISLFDNTKPGADVILETIASKLNNLKIINSEKPAGAPASKYQLKKATEGDVSILALGDCGSCTTWVILDAIRLEKKGIPTISICSDKFSSFARNLAQAHGAKDLRIIEISHPLSGKKAEEVEEKTFKIIPELKKILFNS, from the coding sequence ATGAAAGTTAATATAGTTGAAAGGGAAGTAATGGACCCATTGGCTGAACCAGAAGGGATGAAATTAATTTTAAACAACATCCCTTCACAAATCCGTGCAATTTCTCTTTTTGACAATACTAAACCCGGTGCCGATGTGATTCTGGAAACCATTGCATCAAAATTAAATAATTTAAAGATAATCAACTCAGAAAAACCGGCTGGTGCCCCAGCAAGTAAATACCAATTAAAAAAAGCAACTGAAGGTGATGTCTCTATTCTGGCCTTAGGGGACTGTGGATCCTGCACCACATGGGTGATTTTAGATGCTATCCGATTAGAAAAAAAGGGAATTCCCACAATTTCTATTTGTTCAGATAAATTTTCTTCTTTTGCTCGCAATTTAGCTCAAGCACATGGCGCTAAAGATTTAAGAATAATAGAAATTTCACACCCCCTATCTGGTAAAAAAGCAGAAGAGGTTGAAGAAAAAACATTTAAAATAATTCCTGAGTTGAAAAAAATTCTTTTTAATTCTTAA
- a CDS encoding preprotein translocase subunit Sec61beta, protein MAKKDKKSLPPSGAGLVRYFDDETRGPKLTPEQVVVMTVILAIFCLVLRFSS, encoded by the coding sequence ATGGCAAAAAAAGATAAAAAAAGCCTTCCTCCAAGCGGTGCAGGGCTAGTAAGATACTTTGATGATGAAACCAGAGGACCTAAACTTACTCCAGAGCAAGTCGTCGTTATGACTGTAATTCTAGCAATATTCTGTTTGGTTCTTCGTTTTTCAAGCTAA
- a CDS encoding succinylglutamate desuccinylase/aspartoacylase domain-containing protein translates to MKFNKLLFLIIVFLTLIISLNSINVHAQTCDISNKILDPHVRGDVYLNPLIQTYLTKNSLNEQRNIKYISGSRVYCLGNGKGKKILICGGIHGDEVQGSLSVLEFLYYIQRKEPTGTLYIIPFAIPVDTEKNTRTYNDSGLVYDPNRKANINGTPVNKILKFAVSHKVKYIIDVHSGTGVSKNGMVYYQTNFEKNWAAFIKQKTKSTLKTNPQKGTLRSEARAKKINAIVLEVEKKSQGVDLPVQKELDMIKRAYTYLMMIK, encoded by the coding sequence ATGAAGTTTAATAAATTATTATTTTTAATAATAGTATTTTTAACACTAATTATCAGTTTAAATTCTATTAATGTACATGCACAAACATGTGACATTTCGAATAAAATATTAGACCCCCACGTGAGAGGGGATGTTTATTTAAATCCCCTAATCCAAACATATCTAACAAAAAATTCATTAAATGAACAAAGAAATATTAAATATATTAGCGGATCCCGAGTCTACTGTTTGGGAAATGGAAAAGGAAAAAAAATATTGATATGTGGCGGGATACATGGTGATGAAGTTCAAGGATCACTATCTGTTTTAGAATTTTTATATTATATACAAAGAAAGGAGCCCACAGGGACTTTATATATCATACCATTTGCCATACCGGTAGATACTGAAAAAAATACCAGGACTTATAATGATTCTGGATTGGTTTATGATCCCAACCGTAAAGCAAACATTAATGGAACCCCTGTAAATAAAATCCTCAAATTTGCAGTTTCTCATAAAGTTAAATACATTATTGATGTGCATTCTGGAACAGGAGTTAGTAAAAATGGGATGGTCTATTACCAAACAAATTTTGAGAAAAACTGGGCCGCATTCATTAAACAAAAAACGAAGAGTACCCTCAAAACCAACCCCCAAAAAGGAACTTTAAGATCTGAAGCCCGTGCCAAAAAAATCAATGCTATAGTTCTTGAGGTAGAGAAAAAATCTCAAGGGGTGGATTTACCGGTTCAAAAAGAGTTAGATATGATAAAAAGGGCTTATACTTATCTCATGATGATTAAATAA
- a CDS encoding nucleoside deaminase, producing the protein MNDTQFMKEAIKEAKKSLKEGGVPIGAILVVNDKIVGRGYNHLLQNNSVILHGEMDALENAGRLKGINYQKSTLYTTLSPCPMCSGAVLLYKIPRVVIGENTTLMGAEVLLESNGVEVINLGLEECRQLLEDYIKNNPEIWNAELERVGGLTDLKK; encoded by the coding sequence ATGAATGACACTCAATTCATGAAAGAAGCCATTAAAGAAGCTAAAAAATCTTTAAAAGAGGGTGGAGTCCCTATTGGGGCAATACTGGTTGTGAATGATAAAATAGTTGGTAGGGGTTATAACCATCTGTTACAAAATAATTCAGTTATTTTGCACGGTGAAATGGATGCATTAGAAAATGCAGGCCGTTTAAAAGGAATTAATTATCAAAAATCTACACTTTATACTACTTTATCCCCCTGTCCCATGTGTTCTGGGGCAGTATTGTTATATAAAATTCCACGTGTAGTGATTGGTGAAAATACTACTCTTATGGGTGCTGAAGTCCTTTTAGAATCAAATGGTGTGGAAGTTATTAATCTAGGTCTTGAGGAGTGTCGTCAACTTCTGGAAGATTATATAAAAAATAATCCGGAAATATGGAATGCGGAACTGGAGAGAGTGGGTGGATTAACAGATTTAAAAAAATAG
- the lysS gene encoding lysine--tRNA ligase: MKHWIERIAYELKEWDVAEHVVASGTSISGSIHIGNSCDVFIANSVGKALKREGAKSKTIWIADDHDPLRKVPYPLPESYEKYLGIPYSQIPCPEDCCDSFVEHFQKPFLETLDDFGIELETYSGAQMYKDGLYDDYIRISLEKAPEIREIFNKYREHPLADDWLPYNPICQECGRVNTTFAYDYDGDTVSYRCQCGFDGTMDITSGNGKLTWRVEWAARWKIFGITCEPFGKDHAASGGSYDVSSVISQKIFDYKAPYPVPYEWITLKGDAMSKSQGVFFTPGQWLEIGPAESLNYFLFRSKPMKHKDFNPEMPFLDFIEQFDRVEQIFFGKEEAASEKEEKKLKKIYQMSQINEETDIPFRPSYRFLTVAYQIAGDNLDKIFEILKRNSQLPDKMGAMSFAELSDNQKDQLEKRVTQVKNWLETYAPGFVKFQVQEKLPAVDLSPAQVGFLKDMADLIEAKDINPEQLHDEMYNILRNHDLKPQKAFQALYRVLIGKKMGPRAASFILSLDKDFVIKRLRREE, translated from the coding sequence TTGAAACACTGGATAGAAAGGATAGCTTACGAATTAAAAGAGTGGGATGTGGCTGAACATGTGGTGGCCAGTGGAACATCCATCTCTGGATCAATACACATTGGAAACTCTTGCGACGTTTTTATTGCTAATTCCGTTGGTAAAGCATTGAAGCGAGAAGGAGCTAAATCCAAGACTATATGGATAGCTGATGACCATGATCCACTCCGTAAAGTCCCATATCCTCTTCCAGAAAGTTATGAAAAATATTTAGGGATTCCTTATTCCCAAATTCCCTGCCCAGAAGACTGCTGTGATAGTTTTGTAGAACACTTCCAGAAACCATTTCTAGAAACTCTAGATGATTTCGGTATAGAATTAGAAACATATTCCGGAGCCCAAATGTACAAAGACGGGCTTTATGATGATTACATACGAATTTCACTTGAAAAAGCGCCTGAGATAAGGGAAATTTTTAACAAGTACCGGGAACACCCATTAGCTGATGATTGGTTGCCTTACAATCCCATCTGTCAAGAATGTGGGCGAGTAAATACTACTTTTGCTTATGATTATGATGGGGATACTGTATCGTATCGTTGCCAATGTGGTTTTGATGGAACCATGGATATCACTTCAGGTAATGGTAAACTTACCTGGAGAGTAGAATGGGCTGCTCGATGGAAGATATTTGGCATAACTTGTGAACCTTTTGGAAAAGATCATGCTGCCAGCGGAGGGTCTTATGACGTAAGTAGTGTTATTTCCCAGAAAATTTTTGATTACAAAGCACCGTACCCTGTTCCTTATGAGTGGATTACTCTTAAAGGAGATGCTATGAGTAAATCACAAGGTGTTTTCTTCACTCCGGGCCAATGGTTAGAAATTGGACCTGCTGAAAGCTTAAACTATTTCTTATTTAGAAGTAAACCCATGAAACACAAGGATTTCAATCCAGAAATGCCATTTTTAGATTTCATAGAACAATTTGATAGAGTAGAGCAGATTTTCTTTGGAAAAGAAGAAGCGGCCTCCGAAAAAGAGGAGAAAAAGCTTAAAAAAATATATCAAATGTCCCAAATCAATGAAGAAACGGATATACCATTTAGACCATCATACAGGTTCTTAACTGTGGCTTATCAAATTGCAGGAGATAATCTTGATAAAATCTTTGAGATCTTAAAGAGGAATTCCCAGTTACCTGATAAAATGGGAGCCATGTCCTTTGCAGAGCTGAGTGATAACCAAAAAGATCAACTAGAAAAAAGAGTTACGCAGGTTAAAAACTGGTTGGAAACTTATGCTCCAGGATTTGTCAAGTTCCAGGTCCAGGAGAAACTACCTGCAGTAGATTTATCTCCCGCACAAGTTGGTTTCTTAAAAGATATGGCAGATTTGATTGAGGCAAAGGATATTAATCCTGAACAGCTCCATGACGAGATGTATAATATATTACGAAACCATGATTTAAAGCCTCAAAAAGCATTTCAAGCATTATACAGAGTATTAATTGGTAAAAAAATGGGACCCCGTGCAGCTTCGTTTATACTGTCATTAGATAAAGATTTTGTTATTAAAAGATTGCGAAGGGAAGAATAA
- the nrdD gene encoding anaerobic ribonucleoside-triphosphate reductase — translation MKDARIIAAMPTKAETCVLKNNGMHEKFSHDKLVKSLLMVGAPLWASEKIASQVATAAYNGITTAEIKILVYDSLKGIKESAADKYLATNKLRVRTTKDKIETFDQTKIEKTLIVETGASEELAYEIATDVWKELKKLNVDYLTAPMIREIVNTKLVEHGLETLRRKYTRLGIPVYNITNLIENGSRDNANMIHNPETVHKYVADEALKQYALLKILPNELADAHMSGDIHIHDLEFFAGRPLNCLQHDLRLFIRHGLKVDGTGDHTSVAGPPKHMETLMNHAGEIMLAAQQNMSGGQAMSLWNVFVAPFARGMSYEKVKQAVQMLVFNLNMAYAARGSQVPFTSLNLEFNVPKFLQEEEAYGPKGQLVGTYGDFEEETRMLQRAFTETLLEGDSDGKPHLFPNTIYNIRKETLKSEMEEDLMRVHELSAKYGTAYFVNMLASYRGDMANYMGCRTALQDNWTGDWEKDCLRTGNLAYVTLNLPRIAYQSRDDSEIYEYLDSYMDMAVNVLLLRREQAINCLNEYNLLPFLHQKFGEDMYYRIENSTVSFGFVGLNEMLKAYTGRGIEDADSHKLGVKILEHMNDRAEKLKNETGLRWSVLQTPAESTAYRFATLDMDKFKDQAVVQGDKGAHYYTNSSHVPVNSNVLLPEKIKLEEKFHELTPGGHIFHAFMGESYSSADSLMSLTDKMVRKSDIGFWAYSSALSFCINCKTLMKGLNNQCPTCGETKDVEWYDRITGYVQQVGRAKSASGGWNPGKMQELRDRKRFQK, via the coding sequence ATGAAGGATGCGCGTATTATAGCTGCTATGCCAACTAAGGCCGAAACATGTGTCTTAAAAAACAATGGCATGCATGAAAAGTTTAGCCACGATAAGTTAGTCAAGTCACTACTGATGGTGGGAGCCCCGTTATGGGCTTCTGAGAAAATAGCTTCTCAGGTAGCTACTGCTGCCTACAACGGTATAACAACAGCGGAGATTAAGATATTGGTATATGATTCTTTAAAAGGGATTAAAGAATCTGCTGCAGATAAGTATCTGGCTACCAATAAACTGAGGGTACGCACTACCAAAGATAAAATCGAAACATTCGACCAGACCAAAATTGAAAAGACATTAATTGTAGAAACAGGCGCATCTGAAGAATTAGCATATGAAATCGCCACCGATGTCTGGAAAGAGCTGAAAAAGCTTAATGTAGATTATCTCACTGCCCCTATGATAAGGGAAATTGTAAACACCAAACTAGTTGAGCACGGATTAGAAACCCTACGTAGGAAATATACTCGGCTGGGTATTCCTGTTTATAATATTACTAATTTAATTGAAAACGGATCCCGGGACAATGCAAACATGATTCACAACCCGGAAACTGTTCATAAGTACGTTGCTGATGAAGCCCTTAAACAGTATGCTTTATTAAAGATCCTTCCTAATGAACTGGCTGATGCCCATATGTCCGGAGATATTCACATTCACGACTTAGAATTCTTCGCAGGAAGACCATTAAACTGCTTACAGCATGATTTAAGGTTATTTATACGACATGGACTAAAAGTTGATGGTACTGGTGACCACACGTCAGTAGCAGGACCTCCTAAACACATGGAAACCCTCATGAATCATGCGGGGGAAATTATGCTGGCTGCTCAACAAAATATGAGTGGTGGTCAGGCCATGAGTCTTTGGAACGTTTTTGTAGCACCATTTGCCCGTGGAATGTCATATGAAAAGGTAAAACAAGCTGTTCAGATGCTTGTATTCAATTTAAACATGGCTTATGCTGCTAGAGGATCCCAGGTTCCGTTCACAAGTCTTAACTTGGAATTCAATGTTCCTAAGTTCCTTCAAGAAGAAGAAGCATATGGGCCAAAAGGACAATTAGTTGGAACTTATGGTGACTTTGAGGAAGAAACCAGGATGCTGCAGAGAGCATTCACTGAAACTTTATTGGAAGGAGATTCAGATGGTAAACCCCACCTTTTCCCCAATACTATTTACAACATCCGAAAGGAGACTTTAAAGTCTGAGATGGAAGAAGACCTTATGAGGGTGCATGAACTTTCAGCCAAATACGGGACAGCTTACTTTGTAAATATGTTGGCCAGTTACAGGGGTGATATGGCCAATTATATGGGTTGTAGAACTGCCTTGCAGGACAACTGGACTGGAGACTGGGAAAAAGACTGTCTTAGAACAGGTAATTTGGCATATGTTACATTGAATTTACCACGTATAGCATATCAATCCCGAGACGATTCGGAAATATATGAATACCTTGATTCATATATGGATATGGCAGTTAACGTTTTATTGCTGAGAAGAGAACAGGCTATTAATTGTCTAAATGAGTACAACCTCTTACCATTTTTACACCAAAAATTTGGCGAGGATATGTACTATCGTATTGAGAACTCCACGGTTTCATTTGGATTCGTAGGATTAAATGAAATGCTCAAAGCATATACTGGCCGAGGCATTGAAGATGCGGATTCCCATAAGCTCGGAGTGAAAATATTGGAGCACATGAATGATCGGGCTGAGAAGTTGAAAAATGAAACTGGACTCAGGTGGTCAGTACTTCAAACTCCTGCGGAATCCACAGCTTATCGGTTTGCTACGCTTGATATGGATAAATTTAAGGACCAAGCAGTTGTACAGGGAGATAAAGGAGCTCATTATTATACTAACTCCTCTCACGTTCCAGTAAATTCAAATGTTCTCTTACCAGAAAAAATAAAGTTAGAGGAAAAATTCCACGAACTCACACCGGGAGGCCACATCTTCCATGCGTTCATGGGAGAATCCTATTCCAGTGCTGATTCCCTCATGAGCTTAACTGATAAGATGGTTCGAAAATCAGATATTGGATTCTGGGCATATAGTTCAGCATTAAGTTTCTGTATAAACTGCAAAACCCTAATGAAAGGATTGAATAATCAATGTCCGACTTGTGGTGAAACAAAAGACGTGGAATGGTATGACCGAATCACAGGATATGTTCAGCAGGTAGGGCGGGCTAAATCAGCTTCTGGTGGATGGAACCCGGGTAAAATGCAGGAATTAAGGGATCGTAAAAGGTTCCAAAAATAA
- the polC gene encoding DNA polymerase II large subunit, translating into MDYFEKLEAETKKLYKIAEEARSKGLDVHVETEIPLAKDLAERVEGLVGPVGVAERIKILESESNREEAAFKIAAEIASAPLENTKEDELVQREGLADQALRTALAILTEGVVAAPLEGIAKVKIKQNFDRTNYLAVYFAGPIRSAGGTAAALAVLLGDYIRWAIDLAPYQPVEREIERYVEEVELYESEVTNLQYSPKPDEVRLAASSIPVEVTGEPTDQIEVSHRDLERVETNNIRGGALLAMVEGIIQKSPKVLKYAKQMDIEGWEWLDTFSKAPKTDNKDEKVVIKADDKFIQDIIGGRPVLAYPSEKGAFRLRYGRSRNTGLAAMGVSPATMELLEFLAVGTQMKIERPGKGNCVVPVDTVDGPIVKLRNGDVVKISTIEQARKLRPQVDEILFLGDMLVAFGEFLRNNHVLLPSAWCYEWWIKTIESSKYDLEKDPLDIKTLEIRDISAKNAFQISEEYDVPLHPDYTYFYHDVSINDLNLLRNWILSSEYVDKHELKLDLSPEKRILEVIGVPHSVKNSKVVLGHDEAHTLIKTLQGPLDESMENTLQAINQVSPVKIMAKAPTYIGTRVGRPEKTKERKMKPAPHALFPIGNYGGSRRNIMEAAKKGSIMVELARSKCTECQISSFQSLCPHCGAPTVIAEPGKKKINISGLLKKASENVGVRKIDEIKGVVGMISQDKFPEPLEKGILRAKNGVFTFKDATIRHDSTDLPLTHFTPKEVGVSVEKLLDMGYDHDCYGGELKEENQIVELKVQDVVISEHCAQYLIGVAGFIDDLLANFYGMDRFYNIKVKEDLVGHLVAGLAPHTSAGVLGRIVGFTKAAACYAHPYFHSAKRRNCDSDEDSVMLLLDALLNFSKSYLPSTRGGSMDAPLVLSSRIDPEEIDDESHNIDAMVSLPLEFFERTLELAKPSDVLDLIDNVKNRLGTPDQYEGIMFSHNTSSIHAGPKVCLYKTLPTMKEKVESQITMAEKIRAVDQRGVVEGVLMSHFLPDMMGNTRAFSRQKVRCTKCNKKYRRIPLTGKCKCGSNLILSVSKGSVVKYLEISKDLASRYPIDPYLMQRIEIIEFGINSLFESDKSKQSSLDVFL; encoded by the coding sequence ATGGATTATTTCGAAAAATTAGAAGCAGAAACTAAAAAACTCTACAAAATTGCCGAAGAAGCCAGGTCTAAGGGTTTAGATGTGCATGTTGAGACAGAAATACCTTTAGCTAAGGATTTAGCTGAAAGGGTGGAGGGGCTAGTTGGTCCTGTTGGTGTAGCAGAACGCATAAAAATATTGGAAAGTGAAAGTAATCGGGAAGAAGCTGCATTTAAAATTGCAGCAGAAATTGCATCTGCACCGTTGGAGAATACTAAAGAAGATGAATTAGTCCAGAGAGAAGGTTTAGCTGACCAGGCACTGAGAACTGCTCTAGCAATATTAACTGAAGGGGTAGTAGCAGCTCCTTTGGAAGGGATTGCTAAAGTAAAAATAAAGCAGAATTTCGATAGAACTAATTATCTGGCAGTTTATTTTGCAGGACCCATACGTAGTGCTGGAGGTACTGCAGCAGCATTAGCCGTTCTTTTAGGAGATTATATACGCTGGGCTATTGATTTAGCACCTTATCAACCAGTTGAGCGAGAAATAGAACGATACGTGGAAGAGGTTGAATTATATGAGTCAGAAGTAACCAATTTACAGTACTCACCAAAACCTGATGAAGTGAGATTAGCAGCCAGTAGCATTCCTGTAGAAGTAACCGGCGAACCAACTGACCAAATCGAAGTTTCACACAGAGATTTAGAGAGAGTTGAAACTAACAATATTCGTGGTGGAGCGCTTCTGGCTATGGTGGAGGGTATTATTCAAAAATCACCAAAGGTACTAAAATATGCCAAACAAATGGATATTGAGGGATGGGAATGGTTAGACACATTTTCAAAAGCTCCTAAAACTGATAACAAAGATGAAAAGGTAGTAATTAAAGCAGATGATAAATTTATTCAGGATATCATTGGGGGGAGACCGGTTTTAGCTTATCCCTCTGAGAAAGGTGCTTTTCGTTTGAGATATGGGCGGTCAAGAAATACGGGACTGGCAGCAATGGGAGTCTCTCCAGCCACCATGGAACTTTTGGAGTTTCTGGCTGTAGGAACTCAAATGAAAATTGAAAGACCTGGAAAAGGTAACTGTGTAGTCCCAGTCGACACGGTGGATGGGCCTATAGTTAAATTAAGAAATGGTGATGTCGTAAAAATTTCAACCATTGAACAGGCTCGCAAATTACGCCCTCAAGTAGATGAAATTTTGTTTTTAGGAGATATGCTGGTAGCATTCGGTGAATTCCTTAGAAATAATCATGTATTATTGCCTTCTGCATGGTGCTATGAGTGGTGGATAAAAACAATTGAATCATCAAAATATGATCTGGAAAAGGATCCTCTTGATATTAAAACACTTGAAATAAGGGATATTTCTGCTAAAAATGCTTTCCAAATATCAGAAGAATATGATGTGCCATTACATCCAGATTACACTTATTTTTATCATGATGTCTCTATCAATGATCTTAATCTCCTTAGAAATTGGATTTTAAGTAGTGAATATGTTGATAAGCATGAATTAAAACTGGATTTAAGCCCTGAAAAACGAATATTGGAAGTCATTGGAGTTCCACACAGTGTAAAAAATTCAAAGGTGGTTTTAGGGCATGATGAAGCGCACACTTTAATAAAAACTCTTCAAGGCCCTTTGGATGAATCTATGGAAAACACTCTGCAAGCCATAAATCAGGTATCACCAGTTAAAATCATGGCGAAGGCCCCCACATATATTGGAACTAGGGTGGGAAGACCTGAAAAAACTAAAGAGCGGAAAATGAAACCAGCACCTCATGCGTTGTTTCCCATAGGTAACTATGGTGGCAGCAGGAGAAATATTATGGAGGCAGCAAAAAAGGGAAGTATAATGGTGGAATTAGCACGTTCAAAATGTACTGAGTGTCAAATTAGTTCATTCCAATCATTATGTCCTCATTGTGGTGCGCCTACAGTAATTGCTGAACCTGGAAAGAAAAAGATTAATATTTCTGGTCTATTAAAAAAAGCCTCTGAAAATGTGGGTGTCCGGAAAATAGATGAGATTAAAGGGGTTGTGGGTATGATATCACAAGATAAATTTCCTGAACCTTTAGAAAAAGGAATTTTACGGGCTAAAAATGGAGTATTCACCTTTAAAGATGCTACGATTAGGCATGACTCTACGGACCTTCCATTAACTCATTTCACTCCTAAAGAGGTTGGAGTTAGTGTGGAGAAACTTTTGGATATGGGCTATGACCATGATTGTTATGGTGGGGAATTAAAAGAAGAAAATCAGATTGTGGAGTTAAAGGTTCAGGATGTGGTAATTTCAGAACACTGCGCCCAGTATTTAATAGGGGTCGCAGGTTTTATTGATGACTTATTGGCGAATTTTTATGGGATGGATCGTTTTTATAACATTAAAGTGAAAGAAGATTTAGTAGGACACTTAGTAGCAGGTTTAGCTCCTCACACGTCTGCAGGTGTATTGGGTAGAATAGTAGGTTTTACCAAGGCAGCTGCATGTTATGCTCATCCGTATTTTCACTCTGCAAAGAGAAGAAACTGTGACAGTGATGAAGACTCGGTGATGCTTCTTTTAGACGCACTCTTGAATTTTTCCAAATCATATCTGCCCAGCACTAGGGGAGGAAGTATGGATGCTCCCCTGGTTTTATCTTCAAGAATTGATCCTGAAGAAATTGATGATGAATCTCACAACATTGATGCCATGGTATCACTTCCTCTAGAATTTTTTGAACGAACTCTGGAACTTGCAAAACCATCTGATGTGCTTGATTTAATAGATAATGTAAAAAACAGACTGGGAACTCCAGATCAATATGAGGGAATAATGTTTTCACACAACACTTCCAGCATCCATGCAGGACCAAAGGTTTGTTTATATAAGACATTGCCTACCATGAAAGAGAAGGTTGAGTCTCAGATTACAATGGCTGAAAAGATTAGAGCAGTTGACCAAAGAGGAGTTGTGGAGGGTGTGCTCATGTCTCACTTTTTGCCAGATATGATGGGAAATACCCGGGCATTTTCAAGGCAGAAAGTGCGATGTACCAAATGTAATAAGAAATATCGGCGCATTCCACTCACTGGTAAGTGCAAATGTGGAAGTAATCTAATATTAAGTGTTTCAAAGGGTTCTGTAGTCAAATATCTGGAAATATCTAAAGATTTAGCCAGTCGGTATCCTATAGATCCTTATCTGATGCAGAGAATTGAAATAATCGAATTTGGTATAAATTCCTTATTTGAGAGTGATAAATCCAAACAAAGCTCTCTGGACGTATTTTTATAA
- the purB gene encoding adenylosuccinate lyase — MAIHPIEFRYGTPEMKNIWESENKLQKMLDVESALAQAEAEMGMIPTEAAQEIKEKASTEFVTLERVNEIEKATNHDIASLVKALAEQCQGNAGEYVHFGATSNDIVDSSQSLLFKESMAVLREKMVRFTQLLLKLADENKENVCIGRTHGQHALPTTYGMKMALWADEMRRQIERLDASQKRLCVGMMTGAVGTTAALGEEGLKIHEKVSEILGLESVLISNQVVQRDNHAEFMMVMANVATTLDKIALEIRNLQRTEIMELGEKFDPEKQVGSSTMPHKMNPITAERICGVSRVVRSYVVAAMENNPLWHERDLTNSSCERIIFPEACILTDYILNLSLKLMGNLVFYPENIETNLNLTNGLIMAERLMAELTRKGMGRQTAYGVVRECAIKANKENILLSEVILSKNEVKDYLSAEEVKEIMNPKTYIGSAVMTVDKVLDDSKEWF, encoded by the coding sequence ATGGCTATTCACCCTATTGAGTTTAGATATGGTACTCCCGAAATGAAAAATATTTGGGAATCTGAAAACAAGCTGCAAAAGATGCTTGATGTTGAATCTGCTTTAGCCCAGGCCGAAGCAGAAATGGGAATGATTCCTACTGAAGCAGCTCAAGAAATTAAAGAAAAAGCAAGTACTGAGTTTGTTACACTGGAAAGAGTAAATGAAATTGAAAAAGCAACTAACCACGACATAGCTTCACTGGTAAAGGCATTAGCAGAACAGTGCCAGGGAAATGCAGGAGAATACGTACACTTCGGAGCAACCTCCAATGATATCGTGGATTCCTCACAGTCTTTATTATTTAAAGAATCTATGGCAGTTTTAAGGGAAAAAATGGTGCGTTTTACCCAGCTTCTTCTAAAATTAGCAGACGAAAACAAAGAAAACGTTTGTATTGGTCGAACACATGGCCAACACGCCCTACCTACAACCTATGGTATGAAAATGGCACTATGGGCCGATGAAATGCGTAGGCAAATTGAAAGACTTGATGCTTCTCAGAAAAGATTATGCGTAGGCATGATGACGGGGGCAGTAGGTACCACTGCTGCTTTAGGAGAAGAAGGACTAAAAATTCATGAAAAAGTTTCAGAGATTTTGGGATTAGAATCAGTACTTATATCCAATCAGGTTGTTCAAAGGGACAATCATGCTGAATTCATGATGGTCATGGCCAATGTAGCCACCACCTTGGACAAAATTGCACTGGAAATTCGAAACCTTCAACGAACAGAAATTATGGAATTAGGGGAAAAATTTGACCCCGAAAAACAAGTGGGAAGCAGCACCATGCCTCATAAAATGAACCCCATCACTGCAGAAAGAATCTGTGGTGTTTCTCGAGTAGTTCGTTCCTATGTTGTAGCAGCCATGGAAAACAATCCACTCTGGCATGAACGAGATCTCACTAATTCATCTTGTGAACGTATCATTTTCCCAGAAGCATGCATATTAACAGATTATATTCTGAATCTAAGCTTAAAATTAATGGGAAATCTAGTTTTTTATCCTGAAAATATTGAAACAAACTTGAACCTCACCAATGGTCTCATTATGGCTGAGAGACTTATGGCGGAATTAACTCGAAAAGGAATGGGTCGCCAAACTGCTTACGGAGTAGTTAGAGAGTGTGCTATAAAGGCAAACAAAGAAAATATTCTTCTTTCTGAAGTTATACTCTCCAAGAACGAAGTAAAAGATTATTTATCTGCAGAAGAAGTTAAAGAAATCATGAACCCTAAAACATATATTGGTTCTGCAGTTATGACTGTGGATAAAGTATTAGATGATTCTAAAGAATGGTTTTAA